The genomic segment cttacacaatgaatgcTGTCATAGCTTCgcacccttttaaagggaggctccgcctttaaaccATCAACGTTTTATTTGATTACGCAACTAAAAAATctttatgcaaataataacTGCTGGTGTTGGTTCCCATTAGATCATTACATAGCCAACATTAAACAATTATAATTCCATCAACATAACCAACTAACCTTAGAGAAAGTCACAGGGGTGTTCCTGATaataattttagcaaaaattggTGCAAACATTCCTTTGTAATTTCAGTATCATTGCTGTATTTTACAGCTACACTTCTACAGATGTTGATGTATTCACAAAATATGACACACACAACATTACAGAGAACACTTTATGTCCAATAGGAACAAATTTATTCTGCATAACAGTGCCTGATACAACTGCAGATCTGGTTGTGGACATGGATGTTCTACAAGCATCCCTCTAACCTTTCTGTATGTCATCAGAAAGTTAAAATTTGGTAACAAGGGTTTTACTACCGATGTTTTGATAGATCTTAATTCACTTGTTTTAAATTGAAATAATATATGCCTGGAAATGTTTGTGACTATTACGTGAACAAAATGTCAACACAATGGTGTCATCGTTATAGAATAAGCACAGTCAACTATTACTCTATGGGAAGCTTATTTAATAGGTGGATGTGTTGCATTGTCTGGCATCCATTATCTGTtaactttttacattcaaaccTTTTTCTTAAAAACAGACAGTCctattcctttaatattttgagTACAGGTCCCTGGGGATGAACattatcagatttgttcaaattaagattaaacatgcaaaattgtatttaggctaattttgctatttggggcaaaaatcttcttctctgtaaCGGCTGGTCCAACAGCTTTGATATATAGTATACACATTTACTATCGATGACCTTAttaagatttgttaaaattttgatgaaatgtgcaaacttgtatttttaaggaatttttttgcaatttttggtcaaaaaatctttaacaatcttctctaaaactgctgtcaaacagctttgatattcaaGATTTAGGTTTGTAGGGATAAGATGTTTGTGCagtaacaagcgacctagcggccgatatagctccgctgtgtttatgtagagaataacttttttgacacatgttggtgaagaaggtggaaatctttgatagctcaatgcagtggccagtaaaagtggctaaaatagctgtaaaaatacgcaattgaagatttcatcatactttgaatatcacatcagatcatccctaagaacatgtcaaccaaagctatctgatgagtagttttttgagagttaaattttttgaccaaaaatggcaacaattgcccctaaaaacaaaaattgcagatttcatcataatttcaaaagatcaaatttagttcatctatagaaacctgtataccaaatttgaaagctgttagacaagtactttttcagaaacacatttttgaccaaaaatgggaaaaatgcctgaaaaattcaaaattgcagatttcatcattatttcaataaatatcatttagttcatcagaaattcaatatatattacttagctcatctttagaaacctgtataccaaatttcaaagctatcagaccagtactttttgagaaacacatgttttgaccaaaaatggcaaaaattgccccaaaattacaaaattgcagatttcatcataatttcgataactttcatttagttcatctgtagaaacctgtacaccaaatttcaaagctatcagatgagtagttttggaaatacacattttttgaccaaaaatggcaaaagttgcccaaaaatacaaaattacagattttatcagaaattcaatatatattacttagctcatctgtagaaacctgtataccaaatttcaaaactatcagaccagtactttttgagaaacacatgttttgaccaaaaatggcaaaaactgccccaaaattacaaaattgtagatttcatcataatttcaacaaatatcatttagttcatctgtagaatcctgtacaccaaatttcaaagctatcagataagtagttttgaaaatacacatttttgaccaaaaatggcaaaaattgccccaaaaatacaaaaattcagatttcatcagaaattcaatacatattactaagTTTAtcaatagaaacctgtataccaaatttcaaaactatcagaccagtactttttgagaaatacattttttgaccaaaaatggcaaaaattgccttaaaaatgcaaatttgcatatttctgcacaatttgaacaaatctgaaatagatcatccctagggacctatgtaccaaatatcaaagctatctgaccggtagttttgaagaagaagatttttaaagatttttttaccaaaaatgacaaaaattgccttaaaaatacaaatatgcaaatttcaccacaatttgaacaaatctgactgaagtcaccctaagcaaactgcatatcaaatttcaaagcaatcggacaagcgatttcagagaagatttttttaccaaaaacaccaaaaaatgcccaaaaatacaaatatgcaaatttcaccacaatttgaacaaactgaagtgaggtcacctcaagtgaactgcatataaaatttcaaagcaattggacttgcggtttcagaggagaaggcaattgttgacggacgacgacggacgacgatgacgacgacgacggacgacgacgacggaaaatcaacctatctgataagctccgcgtcgctgacagcggagctaaaagtGGCATTGTCTGGAGAGTGTGCCTaggtgttgcctgtttggtgtccacttacacaatgaatgcTGCCATAGCTTCgcacccttttaaagggaggctccgcctttaaaacCATCAACGTTTTATTTGATTACGCAACTAAAAATctttatgcaaataataacTGCTGGTGTTGGTTCCCATTAGATCATTACATAGCCAACATTAAACAATTATAATTCCATCCACATAATAACATTACCTCAGAGTAAGTCACAGAAGTGTACCTGATAATAAATTAGCTAAAATTTGTGTAAACATCCCTTAGTTATTTCAGTATCATTGCTGAATAATACAGCTACACTTACACATATGTTGATGTATATTACAAAATGTGATCCACACAAAATTACAGAGAACACTTTATGTCCAATAGGAACAAATTTATTCTGCATAACAGTGCCTGATACAACTGCAGATCTGGTTGTGGACATGGATGTTCTACAAGCATCCCTCTAACCTTTCTGTATGTCATCAGAAAGTTAAAATTTGGTAACAAGGGTTTTACTACCGATGTTTTGATAGATCTTAATTCACTTGTTTTAAATTGAAATAATATATGCCTGGAAATGTTTGTGACTATTACGTGAACAAAATGTCAACACAATGGTGTCATCATTATAGAATAAGCACAGTCAACTATTACTCTATGGGAAGCTTATTTAATAGGTGGATGTGTTGCATTGTCTGGCATCCATTATCTGTtaactttttacattcaaaccTTTTTCTTAAAAACAGACAGTCctattcctttaatattttgagTACAGGTCCCTGGGGATGAACattatcagatttgttcaaattgagattaaacatgcaaaattgTATTTAGGCTAATTTGCTATTtggggcaaaaatcttcttctctgtaaCGGCTGGTCCACAGCTTTGATATATAGTATACACATTTACTAGCGATGACCTTATtaacatttgttaaaattgtgatgaaatgtgcacacttgtatttttaaggattttttttgccatttttggtcaaaaaatctttacaaatcttttccaaaactgctgtcaaacagctttgatattcaaGATTTAGGTTTTTAGGGATAAAAAGATTTAGGTTTTTAGTGATAAGATATTGTACagtaacaagcgacctagcggccgatatagctccgctgtgtttatgtagagaataaattttttgacacatgttggtgaagaaggtggaaatctttgatagctcaatgcagtggccagataaaagtagctaaaatagctgcaaaaatacacaatcgaagatttcatcatactttgaatatatcacatcggatcatccctaagaacatgtcaaccaaagctatctgatgagtagttttttgagagtaaaattttttgaccaaaaatggcaacaattgcccctaaaaacaaaaattgcagatttcatcgtaatttcaaaagattaaatttggttcatctatagaaacctgtataccaaatttcaaagctatcagatgagtagtttggaaatacacattttttgaccaaatatggcaaaaattgccccaaaaatacaaaattacagatttcatcagaaattccatatatattacttagctcatctgtagaaacctgtataccaaattgcaaagctatcagaccagtactttatgagaaacacattttttgaccaaaaatggcaaaaattgccccaaaattacaaaattgcagatttcatcataatttccataattatcattaaggtgatctgtaggaacctgtataccaaattgcaaagctatcagatgagtagttttggaaaaacacattttttgaccaaaagttgaaaaattgccccaaaaatacaaaattacagatttcatcagaaattccatgTATGTTACTTAGTTCCcttatagaaacctgtataccaaatttcaaatttatcagactagtacttttagagaaatacattttttgaccaaaaatggcaaaaattgccttaaaaatgcaaatttgcatatttctgcacaatttgaacaaatctgaaatagatcatccctagggacatatgtaccaaatatcaaagctatctgactggtagtttgaagaagaagatttttaaagatttttttaccaaaaatgacaaaaattgccttaaaaatacaaaaaatacaaaattgcttaaaatcaatatgcaaatacaccacgatttgaacaaatctgactgaagtcaccctaagtaaactgcatatcaaatttcaaagcaatcggacaagcggtttcagagaagaagatttttttaccaaaaacaccaaaaaatgccccaaaaatacaaatatgcaaatttcaccacgatttgaagaaacttaagtgaggtcaccccaagtgagctgcatataaaatttcaaagcaattggacttgcggtttcagaggagaaggcaattgttgacggacgacgacggacgacaaggacgacgacggacgatgactgacgacggacgacgacggaaaatcaaccaatttgataagctccgcgtcgctgacagcggagctaataaaacaaatttcaaatacaatctttaaggcaatttttgtcatttttggtcaaaaatttttgatcacaaTGTGATATACCGGTACCGGTAgttaaataatgatgaaatctgcaattttgtatttggggaaatttttactatttttggtcaaaaaaaattcaagaaatgaACGTACCAGCACTTTCATTATTTATGCACTTAGAAGATTATATTTAAAGAATGGGGATTGGGGATTGTTTATTCAACCaatcaaacatcttttatcTGTTGAAAATATACCATTGTTATTATATTCCTTACATGGGTCTTACTTTTGATTTTACCTCATTTTTATGGTCAGCTTTCTGTAAATTCCAAATTTCTGTTAAGTACCTTTACATTGAAGTATGTACTTTCATTGGTGTTCAGATTAATAAACGACATTGAGATAAAATTTAAAGATATGAAACTTGTGTATATCATTTACTTAACTCCATAGACACTACCGGTAAATGTCAGTCACGACAGAATGACAAGCAGATTTCAACTCTTAAAGAGGAGgttcaccaaggctgatttttacatAATTGTGCTAGCTTTTGGGTCACTTATTCAAAAATAGCCGTTTTCGCCACTTATAACCCgcatgatttttttacaaaaacagataAAAGTAGAGATGGAAGTTGCATTTTATGGCTTCATCAACTcactgtattttgaatcatgggaaaaaagcggcaagcttggcgctttcatcaCATGATATGGCAGGGACTATCTGATACCAtagcattgtccactcactcaCAAGGCTTTGCGTATTTGCATAACTTAAACAATAGTTATGCAAACACGCAAATACTGGTGTGAACGTGAATGACAATCGTGGCATATCCATcggaagatggtccctgccTTTTCACTTGATCAAAGTGCTATGCTTGACACTTTCTTTCCCATGACTcaaataccggtacattgagttgatgaagccctacaaTACGTCTTCTGCcactatttttatccatttttgtaaaaaattgtacaaattatAAGAGGCGAAAATGGCTTTTCCAGACTAATTGACTCAAAAGCTAGCACGTATGTAAAAGTCAGCCTTGGTGAAGTTCCCCTTTAATTTATCCAGCATTGATGAGTGGAACAATGGAAAGTTCTGAAAGCTAAATGACATGTGAGATTTTGTCTCTGAATCACCATTCTttattgctgaatttttttataaacaTTGTCACATAATCCTGGAAATGCTTCTATCGCCAATCTTAACAAGGTTATATCACTGATAGTGCTCTTGTTTTGATATAGGGTTAATGCATTTGTTGGcagcaatgttttgttttccattCCCTTTCCCATGATGCATGGTACTTGCACAAGAAGTACCGGTACATACCACTATTCAACATTATGAAATTAAAGTGAAATTTACTACTTTgtgcaaaaaacaaacaaaagaaaaaatgtcaaattattgGTTCTGTTGACTCACAAAGAGATGATAAAAAGTGGAAATCTTAGTCGGCATATTTTTATCTCTGTTGCCTGCTGAAGGAAACAATACTCAGCCAGAACATGGTTGGTTTACATCTGCAGGGGTACTGCATACACATGATTAAATCAAATACTTAAAGTTGTCCATGATATCAATTCCCCATGCGAATCTGTTGTCAGGAAATTAACAACGCAATGATAAAACCAGATGAGGCATGGAACACCTTTAACGTTAAAATGAACCATTTCTTTTGAACTTTCATGACAAGATGTACCTCTTTTCCATTTGATGACAAATAAATTTTTTATTCAGCAAAGTGTATCCATCCATGTTGGTATAAATGTATCCATCCTGTTCTCAGTATGACTCATTTTCCAAAGGCTGTTTCAAGTTTATGTTATCTCaagaagaaaatttgaaacagaTTTTTAATTTGCAACATGTAGAAATACCGAGAAGTGGAATTGTTGTCTGTACTCATCTCTCACTGACTGAgttcatatttctgtcatccATAGATGTATTTCCTATCTTCACCAACAGCACATACTGGTAACGTAGCATGCCAGCTCAGACCCCCTGCTGTGACTGGTAACGAACTTGACACAAGTACCTGAAAACCAATGGAAATTCATATTGATTAAAGAGCAGagttattttactttttctGAACAAGAATGAGACAACTgctttttatatcacatttcattcacaaataaccacagaaaattctgttcaaAGTCCACAATGCGAAATTGTTTAGTACCAAGTCGTCAAGTGAACTATATAAAGCATACTCCAGACTAAAACCACAAGCACTGTCAAGTGCAATGTTCTGTAATCCAATTTCAAGAAAACATGAATAATTTGGTGGCTGTAAAACAAACACATACCTCTAAACTTGTTTACActaatcacagacaaatagaaagacagactagcaacgcggcatgccttttgttccatggtcgtctcggtagactatggcctttttatattaatattagtttcacaggtgttagattttttggagactttgttcgtggttgataattgcacgagattatgcgaaaagtatgacgagatggcatcgtgctgccagtcgcatAGTAAGCATACTTACTTGTGAGCTCatagggcagaaacactgcttcacgccaattaaaacataacacgcaagcagtttcataaacacgtccttccatgaccaacttttaaagacgatatgactgaccttaaaccattgagtaaaaccagacaatATTGATAAAAGActatcaaatttggttcaaacacactcattatatattcatgaaaatgtgacaggaatttttaaaatggtaaaactcactttcccgaagctcaaaactttcccgttttcaCCAGCACGCCAATttcgctcagcaccacacgacaacaacaacacaaactttgccgaacatactttctcttaaaaattggcgaaaatccggaaattaccgaaggatgcatggtcggcactcttcggaaaagagaggcgagagctacctgaggcgaggcgaacatggagggcttacgtaagcgcttcacaccttgaacaatacccgttgctagtctgtctttctatttgtctgtgcacTAATAGAGTTTTTTGAAGTGCTGTGCTTTGTAAATTAAGAGTTGAACAGCTTGACTTGTGCATAAAGTCTCCATTACCTGTGAGTGTCCCAGATGGAATACTTTGACCTCATTGTGTCCTGTTGTGGCAAACAGATTCTCACTGACTCGAGACCATCTGAAATTCCTACCACCCTCATTGTGAGCTTGTCTGTTCTCCTGTGGCAGGCTGAAGAAGAAATGGATAAGATTCTTGAAAAAATTGCTCTGCAACTATGACATGCATCTAACATCAGGGCTGAGTTCGATTGTAACCCGAGTAGCGACCTGGGTAGCTTATGTTGACGTCATAGGACACTAATTAGCATGCGCAGAACTGTGACCCGGGAGATGCGAAACGAACGACATACCCGATCGAcccttgtaaacaaacatggcAACAGAGtcgaaaaaatttaattttgcgaAATTATTTGAAGATTTTGACGAAGATTTAGACCCTTGTATATTTTTGATATCGGAtaaaaaactgtcatgtttttaaTCGATTACTTTATCAGCAAGTCAGGTCTGCCTATTCATCAgagcaacattttgaaaaactcCGATGTGATGAAGAGGGACCGTGTTGTACTGACGTTTTGCATATTTCTTATATCGCCAACTACACACGTAAACGATGTGCAATTCAAGAGCATAGAAAGGTACCTTTCACTAAAAAATTACGGGAAATTTGCAACCTCTTAATGCAATAACTACAGGTAATAATATTATTACTTTTATTTGCTAGAACTGACTTAAAcgggtaaaatatattttatttacttcatctctttggcggccattttgccgAGTTGCAACTCTACCAACCCAGCTTCCGACGAGGGAGAAGCCCGAGTAGGGTTGAAAGGTCAAATGACGTAATTTGCGTCATCAGAGTAGCTACGCTGATTCGTTCGACTGCAACTCGGGTCGCTACTTGGGTCGCTACTCGGGTTACAATTGAACTCAGCCCAGGTattcaaaatatcagaaaaagatattaaatattattttgtaataCATAGGAACTACACTATTTTGAAAGGcttacttgaaaattttttaactTGTGTAAGAATGCACAATGTTCCATCACTAAAGACCTTCTCACCTTGACCTTGTGGAATCCCACATCATCCAATTACCATTTGCGATACAACCAATACGAACTGGGTCGAGAAAGCAGATATCAGCCGACATAAGTGTCACATGACCTGCATCTAGTGACATAATTGGTTGGTGGGTTGTGAGATCATAAAATCTGATTGTGCCTTTCTTTTCAGCCACCATTAGCTAAAGTAGGGAAAAGTTAAGATGAAGAGGATTAAAAAAACATTATAGAATTCTATTATCTTTCATCACAATATTGAAAATGAGTGCCTCTTTAACCAGTATACTAAAGCTGATGGTGTCTGTCTGGTTTGACATGTTGCAGGCATCAGTGTCTATGCTATCCAATTTCACcagatataccggtatacttGATAAGAAAATGGACTCTGACATATGATTTGAAACACACTAACTGCATAGCATTCAGTAAATGGTATTTCCAAGCAACAGAGTGAGTGTATCAGTAATCTCATTCTGCAATGGGTCACCCTTGCTTGTTTGCTATGCTTGCTGTTGGTAATGGTGTGAGTTTCAGGTCACATTTTCATGAAGGTAGGGAGAGATCTGTCCTTATTGAGAACACCAAACCACAGTTACATAGAGGTCAAAAGACCATTGCGCTTCATACATTCAAGATTGTGATTGATGTGGAAAATGCTGAACCTCAGTTTTATACAGGTCAAAAGAGCAATACCTTATTCAAGATCTGTCACTGATATCAAAAACACCAACCCCCAGTACAAACAGGAATGTTTGTTTTGCCTTAGTGAAATATTACCTTGGCTGGTACATCTTGATGCCAGCACACAGACATACCAGGTGAGTACAAAGTAAAGCACGCCCTCGAGTCCATCCAAGTCCCAGACTCGGCAAGTGTGATCATCACTGACACTGGCAATCTGTTGACCTTCTGTTGGTTCAAAGACAACATCATTGACATAACTTGTGTGACCATCCATTACCTGAAAACAAACAGGACAAACCTGTCAGAGTTTTTGGTATTTAGTCAAATGATATAAATTCActtatgaaaatatcagtactTGTGTTTTGCTACTCCAAAAAGCTAAAAATTAATTCACAGCGAACTATGATTTGATGTGATGAGATGGTTTTCGCCATAGCGTACATATAATTGATGAAGATAcacattgtaaattttaaagaATGACAAACCGGTATGAA from the Ptychodera flava strain L36383 chromosome 2, AS_Pfla_20210202, whole genome shotgun sequence genome contains:
- the LOC139149217 gene encoding nucleoporin Nup37-like — protein: MVTQVMSMMLSLNQQKVNRLPVSVMITLAESGTWMDSRACFTLYSPGMSVCWHQDVPAKLMVAEKKGTIRFYDLTTHQPIMSLDAGHVTLMSADICFLDPVRIGCIANGNWMMWDSTRSSLPQENRQAHNEGGRNFRWSRVSENLFATTGHNEVKVFHLGHSQVLVSSSLPVTAGGLSWHATLPVCAVGEDRKYIYG